The sequence below is a genomic window from Atribacteraceae bacterium.
AGAATAAGTCAAGAACCCTTACCCGGGTGTGTCCACCCGGGTAAGGGTAACGTATCAGGAAAGAGGGGGTTTATGAATGATCAAGCAACTCACCGCCGGGCAGGGAAAGGGGAAAAAGACTCATAGTTTAGGGTTTCGTAAACGGAAAATCGGTTACATCCTGGTGGCTCCAGCCATTCTGATATTACTGCTCACGACCATTTATCCGACGATCTATATGTTTTTTGTTAGCTTTTTCCGCTGGTCCATCATTCCCACCCTTCCCCGTCAGTTCATTGGCTTACGACAGTACCTGAATATTTTCCAGAATCCGGATCTTTACGGTTCGATCAGGGCTACCTTACTTTTTGTGTTTTTGGTTGTGGTTGTGCAATTTCTGCTGGGTTTAGGGTTAGCCCTATTGATATCCAACAGCCGAATACGGTGGTTGAGGGTGGTTTTCCTGATGCCAGCCGTCATCGCACCGGTGGTGGTAGGTCTGATCTGGAGGTTTATGTTCAGTCATGACCTGGGGGTCATAAACTATCTCATTTCTGCCATAGGCCTGGAAAAAATAGCCTGGCTGGGCCAGCCTGCTTCGGCCATGGCCAGCATTATGATTGTCGATATCTGGCAGTGGACTCCCTTTGCCATGCTGATAT
It includes:
- a CDS encoding sugar ABC transporter permease, translated to MIKQLTAGQGKGKKTHSLGFRKRKIGYILVAPAILILLLTTIYPTIYMFFVSFFRWSIIPTLPRQFIGLRQYLNIFQNPDLYGSIRATLLFVFLVVVVQFLLGLGLALLISNSRIRWLRVVFLMPAVIAPVVVGLIWRFMFSHDLGVINYLISAIGLEKIAWLGQPASAMASIMIVDIWQWTPFAMLIFLAGIESLPSESFEAAKVDGASVWQSFRFIMFPLLTPVMAIVLMFRSLDAFKTFDIIYMVTRGGPGASTNLLSHNIWRRAFFENNMGLAAALSVIMVILATVMTRFFIRLMSKTQGTL